From Lawsonia intracellularis PHE/MN1-00, the proteins below share one genomic window:
- a CDS encoding ABC transporter permease, whose protein sequence is MSIELLYTGVLQGLILAIIAFGIMIPFRFLNFPDLTAEGAYPLGGAVCASLMVANMPQILAMMAGIMAGGLLAVGTSQVALRLKVNSLLAGIILSTMAYSINLRIMGKPNIALFDMDGIHFDFISLIIVGMFCIVPFALFLHTDFGLRFRTVGSNPKFAINHKISINKYTSLGLFIAGSMFGLAGSLMVQMQQFMDIGMGVGIVIHGLASLMIGESIVGNSTIPKQLAAPIIGSLIYQQIQGVALSLGLAPSDLKFFTGSIVLIVLAIQKGK, encoded by the coding sequence ATGTCAATTGAGCTTCTCTACACCGGAGTATTACAAGGGTTAATATTAGCAATTATTGCCTTTGGTATTATGATTCCATTTCGTTTCCTCAATTTTCCAGATTTAACAGCAGAAGGAGCTTACCCACTTGGAGGGGCGGTATGTGCAAGCTTAATGGTTGCAAATATGCCGCAAATATTAGCTATGATGGCTGGTATTATGGCTGGAGGATTACTGGCAGTGGGCACATCGCAAGTTGCTTTAAGACTGAAGGTTAATAGTTTACTTGCTGGAATTATACTCAGTACCATGGCTTATAGCATTAATCTTAGGATTATGGGCAAGCCAAATATAGCATTGTTTGATATGGATGGCATACATTTTGATTTTATATCGCTGATTATTGTTGGTATGTTTTGTATTGTACCTTTTGCCTTATTTTTACACACTGATTTTGGCCTACGTTTTCGAACAGTAGGTAGCAATCCTAAATTCGCTATAAACCATAAGATTAGTATAAATAAGTATACAAGCCTAGGTTTATTCATTGCTGGGTCTATGTTTGGTCTTGCAGGCAGCTTAATGGTGCAGATGCAGCAATTCATGGATATAGGTATGGGAGTTGGTATAGTGATCCATGGCTTGGCCAGCCTGATGATTGGAGAATCAATAGTGGGTAATAGCACGATACCAAAGCAGTTAGCAGCTCCTATCATTGGATCACTTATTTATCAACAAATTCAGGGAGTAGCTCTATCTTTGGGCCTTGCTCCATCAGACTTAAAATTCTTTACAGGAAGTATAGTGTTGATTGTGCTTGCTATACAAAAAGGGAAGTAA
- a CDS encoding ATP-binding cassette domain-containing protein — protein MINIIKVTKSFPGLFRPVINDISLYLERGDFCVFIGANGCGKSTLLKLISSEYQADSGAIKLSGDVAQVVQDVNLGTVPEMTLLENIALSEIIKPKLLFYKRYKDQILQKLKELDGGLEDYINQPLKMLSGGQRQMIATLMAIISGRQILLLDEHTSALDPKMQTLLMEYTHQQAINHGLTTIMITHKMDDAIKYGNRLIMLHQGKIVLDIHGAQKKAMTVQGLLTMFHQYEDQLLVSGGGNVN, from the coding sequence ATGATTAATATTATAAAAGTTACAAAGTCATTCCCAGGACTTTTTAGGCCTGTAATAAATGATATAAGTCTATATTTAGAACGTGGAGATTTTTGTGTTTTTATTGGGGCTAACGGATGCGGTAAATCTACTTTACTTAAGTTGATAAGCTCAGAATATCAGGCTGATTCTGGTGCAATAAAGCTAAGTGGTGACGTGGCACAAGTTGTACAAGATGTAAATTTAGGCACTGTGCCTGAAATGACACTGCTTGAGAATATTGCTTTAAGTGAAATAATAAAACCAAAATTGTTGTTTTATAAAAGATATAAAGATCAAATCCTTCAAAAACTAAAAGAGTTAGATGGTGGTTTGGAGGATTATATCAATCAACCTCTAAAAATGTTATCTGGTGGACAAAGGCAGATGATTGCAACCCTAATGGCAATCATTTCTGGTCGACAAATTTTGCTGTTAGATGAGCATACATCAGCGCTTGATCCTAAAATGCAAACTTTGCTTATGGAATATACTCATCAACAAGCTATAAATCATGGACTCACTACTATAATGATCACGCATAAAATGGATGATGCTATAAAATATGGTAATCGCCTTATTATGCTCCACCAAGGCAAAATAGTGTTAGACATTCATGGGGCTCAAAAGAAGGCCATGACTGTGCAGGGGTTGCTTACGATGTTCCATCAATATGAAGATCAGCTTCTAGTATCTGGAGGTGGAAATGTCAATTGA